The region GGAAATGCTCTTATTGACATGTATGCAAAGTATGGTGACTTGGAGACTGCGGGAATGATGTTCAGGAGTAGAACAGATAGAAACACAGTTTCTTGGACAGCAATGATCTCAGGATTCATTCAGAATGGACTTCATGAGAAGGCATTGACTTTGTCTCGTGAAATGAAAAGAGCTGGTGCAATCCCGGACCGGGCCACGTTTTCGAGCATCCTACGTGCTTCGGCATGCCTTGCATTGCTTGAGCTTAGAAAGCAGTTTCACTCATATATAATCCAAAGCAGCTATATGTCTAGTGTGTTCTGTGGGAGTGCCATGCTTGATTTATACGCAAAATGTAGCTTCCTAACAGACACTGTTCTGCTATTCAATAAAATGCCTGAACGAAACATCGTCTCATGGAACACCATGATTGCTGCATATGCACAAAATGGGCAGGGAAGTGTGGCTTTTTTGACAGGCCGTGGCGGCGAGCAGCGACAACGAGTGgacggcatgcttggcggcattatctcagccatcaaGCATGCCGCGGCGATGATCAATGGCAGCGGTGACTGGCAGCGACAGCAACAACGAGAGACGAGTgtggcatgcttggcggcattatctcagccatccaaGCATGCTACGATGGTGAACAACGGCATCGGTGACTGGCGGCGACGGCGGCGgcgagtttttatatatatatatatatatatatatatatttatatgaatacTGGGAGGAGGGAGAGAGATGAACACCTTCTTcgttttctttccttctttccccttttaaaagaaattttttttccttcttatcATTATCCCCAGATCATCTCGTTCTTACCCTAACCTCCCGTGAAATCCCAGTAGATCAAACCCGTGCAGCGGATTGAAATAGGataagattttcaatttttttttaaaatttaaatttatatgtataaattttaattaattaattaattttttttaattaattaataaaattttatcattattattatttattttttttatcttttatttattatttttttttattttatatattttttttatttttttccttattttgttttattttattattatcattattttttaattaatttcaaattcgaaatttgaaattcaattttttctttttaacatttttttaaaaaattatatgtttttattttaattaattaataattttttttaaaaaaaattaattaattaattaaatattattattatttatttatttaattttattttttgtatcttttttttgtattttatttatttattattattatttttatttattatattatttttttttgttatttcgttttattttattgtatttttttaattaatttcaaattcgaaatttgaaatttaatttttctttttctttttatcattttttttgtttgtcccCTTTTTTCACGCGAGATCCCCTCATAATCAGACTAAATCAGAAGaggataagattttattttaaaaatttaaaattttaatttaatttttttaaattaaatgtaattaatatttttttatttttaattatttttttatttttatttttttaattatttttattactattattattatttttaattattattatcattatttattattgtttatttatttatttatttttgaaatccaATTTTGCCTCTGGATATGTATATTTGGATGTCTCtgtatttgtactttctcaaatcgcctcgagatcctGCTTTTCGTGCTTTTATGAAATCTGTGGATTGCCTCTGGATATATGTTTGGCTATCCTAAGATCCTGTGATTGCCCTCGAGATATGTGCCTCAAAggcaatttttataatttgcatttatgccctCGAGATATGCTCTCAAGggcaattatgtaatttttgcatttatgccacgagatatgttctcaatggcaatctttaaaaatttttctaaatttcatttttacctCTGAGATATGTCCTCAaggatatatttatttatttatttttgtatttttgcatttatgcccctcgagatatgttctcaaagacaatttttgtaatttggtatgcctcgagatctatgccTCCCTACCGATCTtgatgatttgaatattttagatcaccctCGAGATCTCATGCTTTCCTACCGATCTTGTGATTCAATATTTTGGGATCACCCCGAGATCCGCGTGCTCCCTCgctaatcttgtgatttaaatattttagatcaccctcgagatttgtgctcctcgctgatcttatgatttgaatatttttagatcacccCGAGATCCTCGGCTCCTCACCGATCtcgtgatttaaatatttttagatcgccctCAAGATCCTCGGGCTCCtgggctgatcttgtgatttgaatattttatatcaccCCGAGATCCTGCGCTCCTCGACCGATCTtcgtgatttaaatattttagatcgcctgaGATATGTACTCTCGGCTAATCTTTGACGATTCAATATTTTAGATCACTCCCGAGATCCTGCTTCTCTGGGCCGATCTcagtgatttgaatattttagatcaccccGAGATCCGCGCTTCTACCGATCTCGTGGATTTCgaacatttttaaattatctcaaaaatgtctTCAGACTTATCtcgaatatatccaaatataatgaaatttatttattttaaccatttgttgtcccaattcgattatgatttgactgtgtgtaatttttttttttaaaatttttattcgatttgaatcaggtcatgcaattttttttttacataaacagaCTTCTTGTCAATTCTGGGTCGAATTGGAGCATCGTCACACTCAGCACAATGCACCTAGAATTTGTGAAATCAAGTAAGGAATTGTCAACTTGGTGCAAAACAATGGCATAGCAAGTgtgtatttatcaaaattgaaaTCACTCTTAGATGAACTTTTGAATTATGAATCAATTCCTAATTGTACCTGTGGAGGCTTGAGGGAAGTGATTGAATATCAAC is a window of Dioscorea cayenensis subsp. rotundata cultivar TDr96_F1 chromosome 5, TDr96_F1_v2_PseudoChromosome.rev07_lg8_w22 25.fasta, whole genome shotgun sequence DNA encoding:
- the LOC120259896 gene encoding pentatricopeptide repeat-containing protein At2g33680-like, which codes for MYAKYGDLETAGMMFRSRTDRNTVSWTAMISGFIQNGLHEKALTLSREMKRAGAIPDRATFSSILRASACLALLELRKQFHSYIIQSSYMSSVFCGSAMLDLYAKCSFLTDTVLLFNKMPERNIVSWNTMIAAYAQNGQGSVAFLTGRGGEQRQRVDGMLGGIISAIKHAAAMINGSGDWQRQQQRETSVACLAALSQPSKHATMVNNGIELVKIPLDQNLRLYKEDGKLIDDPSIYRRLIGRLMYLTLTRLDLSYSIQLLSQFMDKLRDAHLIAAHKVIRYIKIAPVQGLFYPSSSTLQLNAYSDSDWGLV